A genomic region of Lachnoclostridium edouardi contains the following coding sequences:
- a CDS encoding lectin like domain-containing protein: MAGRSRKRRKKKGGLAGTFIVAAAAAGITMLLTNGNPENAFVEVNERPLIMEPGEENSLELYGEAGAEEGSTDLPSAYDYREAGRSVPVKDQGALGTCWAFASLTALETSLTPGETLDFSEDHMSLNENFLLGQENGGEYTMSMAYLLSWQGPVLESQDPYGDKETVKGLKAAKHVQEIQILPERDFQAIKRAVYENGGVQSSLYTSLKDAKSRSQYYNEANSAYYYSGNADPNHDAVIVGWDDNYPKENFNEQPQGDGAFLCVNSWGEEFGQKGYFYVSYYDSNIGRSNISYTKVEENNNYQNIYQTDLCGWVGQMGYGEENAWFSNIYEARGKEVLSAAGFYAIGKDTAWEVYVAEQPEDGNGLKNKKKVAEGRFQNPGFYTVSFNEEIPLEQGQRYGIIVNIHSPGLVHPVAIEYDSGDGKCRIDLSDGEGCISQDGFKWSRAEEKQGCNICLKAYTKNR, encoded by the coding sequence ATGGCAGGAAGAAGCAGGAAAAGAAGGAAAAAGAAAGGCGGATTAGCAGGCACTTTTATAGTGGCCGCTGCTGCCGCCGGTATTACCATGCTTCTTACTAACGGAAATCCGGAAAATGCTTTTGTAGAAGTAAATGAAAGGCCGCTGATTATGGAGCCGGGGGAAGAAAACAGCCTGGAGCTTTATGGGGAAGCCGGCGCAGAGGAGGGAAGCACAGATCTGCCCTCTGCTTATGATTACAGGGAGGCAGGCAGAAGCGTTCCTGTAAAAGATCAGGGCGCATTAGGCACATGCTGGGCCTTTGCCTCCCTGACAGCACTAGAGACCTCCCTGACTCCCGGCGAAACATTAGACTTTTCTGAGGATCATATGTCTTTAAACGAAAACTTTCTTTTAGGGCAGGAAAACGGTGGGGAGTACACAATGTCCATGGCCTATCTTCTTTCCTGGCAGGGCCCTGTTTTAGAAAGTCAGGATCCTTACGGCGACAAGGAGACAGTGAAAGGGCTGAAGGCGGCAAAGCATGTGCAGGAAATCCAGATTCTGCCGGAAAGGGACTTTCAAGCTATAAAAAGGGCTGTTTATGAAAACGGGGGAGTTCAAAGCTCTCTGTATACTTCCTTAAAGGACGCCAAAAGCCGTTCTCAGTATTATAACGAAGCAAACAGCGCCTACTATTATAGCGGCAATGCCGACCCTAATCACGATGCAGTGATTGTAGGCTGGGATGACAATTATCCAAAAGAAAATTTTAATGAACAGCCTCAGGGAGACGGAGCCTTTTTGTGTGTAAACAGCTGGGGGGAAGAGTTTGGGCAGAAGGGATATTTTTATGTATCCTACTATGATTCCAACATTGGAAGAAGCAATATTTCTTACACAAAGGTGGAAGAGAATAACAACTATCAAAACATATATCAAACAGATCTTTGCGGCTGGGTTGGACAGATGGGGTATGGAGAAGAAAACGCATGGTTCTCCAATATTTATGAAGCCAGAGGAAAAGAGGTTTTAAGCGCGGCAGGCTTTTACGCCATAGGAAAGGACACTGCCTGGGAGGTTTACGTGGCAGAGCAGCCGGAAGATGGAAACGGCTTAAAAAATAAAAAGAAAGTGGCAGAAGGCAGGTTTCAGAACCCTGGATTTTATACAGTTTCTTTTAATGAGGAAATTCCTTTGGAACAGGGACAGCGGTATGGAATTATTGTAAATATTCATTCTCCAGGTTTGGTTCATCCTGTGGCCATTGAGTACGATTCCGGGGACGGAAAATGCAGGATTGATTTATCTGACGGAGAAGGTTGTATTAGTCAGGATGGATTTAAGTGGAGCAGGGCAGAGGAAAAACAGGGCTGTAATATATGTTTAAAGGCTTATACTAAAAACCGGTAG